In Oceanobacillus sp. FSL K6-2867, one DNA window encodes the following:
- the pcrA gene encoding DNA helicase PcrA yields MSQTFDEMINRLNKEQQEAVRHTEGALLIMAGAGSGKTRVLTHRIAYLMDEKEVSPRNILAITFTNKAAREMKERVRRLVGAQGEQMWVSTFHSMCVRILRRDIDRIGYSSSFTILDSSDQISVIKQVLKNLNIDPKKFDPRAMLGQISAAKNELITDEEFSKHAGNFFDRQVAQIYEGYQKMLRKNQSLDFDDLIMQTIHLFKRVPEVLEYYQRRFQYIHVDEYQDTNHAQYYLVKQLASRYQNLCVVGDSDQSIYRWRGADIKNILSFEKDYPSAKTVFLEQNYRSTKSILAAANKVIGNNAGRKPKNLWTENPEGQKINYFQGATEQEEALFVTEKIQELTRNKGYSPSDMAVLYRTNAQSRAIEDTLLKSGISYQMVGGMKFYDRKEIKDMVAYLRLITNPDDDLSFERVVNEPKRGIGKTSVERLRAYAAEHGISFYEAVKEVDFTGVSGKAANALADFGNLIKTLNQQQDFLTATDMVQAVLERTGYEEMLLNEKSIEAQSRLENLEEFMTVTKDFEETSEDKTLISFLTDLALIADIDRVDEEDPDNEEKITLMTLHAAKGLEFPVVFLIGMEENVFPHSRSIMDEEEMQEERRLAYVGITRAEKELYLTHAKMRTLYGRTNMNPISRFINEIPRELIEGMEEARNTMFGSIFSKPKDKQSPAPVKRKAERMQTTTGAEDKDWFPGDKANHKKWGVGTVVKVQGDGDKMELDVAFPAPVGIKRLLAKFAPITKE; encoded by the coding sequence ATGAGTCAGACTTTTGACGAAATGATAAATAGATTAAATAAAGAGCAACAAGAAGCTGTTAGACATACAGAAGGGGCCTTATTAATTATGGCGGGAGCGGGAAGTGGAAAAACAAGAGTTTTGACACACCGGATTGCCTATTTAATGGATGAGAAAGAAGTTTCACCAAGAAATATTTTGGCGATTACGTTTACGAATAAGGCTGCACGAGAAATGAAGGAACGTGTACGCAGGCTTGTTGGTGCTCAAGGTGAGCAAATGTGGGTCTCTACTTTCCACTCAATGTGCGTACGTATTTTACGACGTGATATTGATCGGATTGGATATAGCAGCAGCTTTACCATATTGGATAGCAGTGACCAAATATCGGTTATTAAACAAGTGTTAAAAAATTTAAATATCGATCCGAAAAAATTTGATCCTCGAGCCATGCTCGGTCAAATAAGTGCAGCAAAAAACGAATTAATTACCGATGAAGAATTCAGTAAACATGCTGGTAATTTTTTCGATAGACAAGTAGCACAAATCTATGAAGGCTATCAAAAAATGCTGCGAAAAAACCAGTCTCTGGATTTTGATGACTTGATAATGCAAACAATTCATCTGTTTAAACGTGTACCTGAAGTATTGGAATACTATCAACGACGTTTTCAATATATTCATGTTGATGAGTATCAGGATACAAACCATGCACAATACTATTTAGTAAAACAACTGGCAAGCCGCTATCAAAATCTTTGTGTGGTTGGAGATTCAGACCAGTCGATTTATCGCTGGCGAGGAGCGGATATTAAGAATATCCTTTCATTTGAAAAAGATTACCCGAGTGCGAAAACGGTATTCTTAGAACAGAATTATCGTTCGACAAAATCAATTCTTGCAGCTGCAAACAAAGTCATTGGAAATAATGCGGGACGTAAACCAAAAAACCTTTGGACAGAAAACCCGGAAGGACAAAAAATTAATTATTTCCAAGGGGCAACAGAACAGGAAGAAGCCCTTTTTGTAACGGAGAAGATCCAAGAGCTGACTCGAAATAAAGGCTATTCACCAAGCGATATGGCTGTTTTATACCGTACTAATGCACAATCCCGTGCAATTGAGGACACATTATTAAAATCTGGTATTTCCTATCAAATGGTTGGGGGCATGAAGTTCTACGATCGGAAGGAAATTAAAGATATGGTCGCCTATTTACGATTAATCACCAACCCAGATGATGATCTAAGCTTTGAACGTGTTGTGAATGAGCCAAAAAGAGGCATTGGAAAAACCTCTGTAGAAAGGCTCCGTGCATATGCAGCAGAACACGGCATTTCCTTCTATGAAGCAGTGAAGGAAGTTGATTTTACTGGTGTTTCCGGTAAAGCAGCAAATGCACTCGCAGATTTTGGGAATTTAATCAAAACGCTAAACCAGCAGCAGGACTTCTTAACCGCAACAGATATGGTACAAGCAGTTTTAGAACGAACAGGCTATGAAGAAATGCTTTTAAATGAAAAATCAATAGAAGCACAAAGCCGTCTGGAAAACTTAGAAGAGTTTATGACGGTGACAAAGGATTTTGAAGAAACAAGTGAGGACAAAACATTAATTTCATTTTTAACAGATCTTGCCTTAATTGCAGATATAGATCGTGTGGATGAAGAAGATCCCGACAATGAAGAAAAAATTACGTTAATGACGCTTCATGCTGCAAAAGGATTGGAATTCCCGGTCGTCTTTCTAATTGGTATGGAGGAAAATGTTTTTCCACATAGTCGTTCGATCATGGATGAAGAGGAAATGCAAGAGGAACGGCGCCTCGCGTATGTTGGAATAACTCGCGCAGAAAAAGAGCTGTATTTAACACATGCAAAAATGCGCACCCTATATGGTAGAACGAATATGAACCCGATCAGTCGATTTATCAATGAAATCCCGAGAGAATTGATTGAAGGAATGGAAGAAGCAAGAAATACGATGTTTGGCAGCATATTCAGTAAACCTAAGGATAAACAAAGCCCAGCTCCTGTGAAACGAAAAGCAGAGCGAATGCAAACGACAACTGGGGCAGAGGATAAGGATTGGTTCCCTGGAGATAAAGCGAATCATAAAAAATGGGGCGTTGGTACAGTTGTAAAGGTACAGGGAGATGGAGATAAAATGGAGTTGGATGTTGCTTTCCCAGCACCTGTAGGTATTAAACGATTGCTTGCCAAATTTGCACCAATCACGAAAGAATAG
- a CDS encoding DUF3048 domain-containing protein, producing the protein MKKMLLLALMVFVLALAACSSDNQAADDNREKDNAPEKQPEDNNRYAAAFPLTGIGTEESVDNRTIAVMVNNHAAARPQSGLSEADIVFEILAEGTITRFLALYQSELPEVVGPVRSAREYYFELAAGYGAIYVYHGAAGFVNDMIANRGINFLNGSTYDNDGVLFKRESFREAPHNSYLQLGAVYDAASTKGYETTTAQEPLNFLTAEETETLSGGNAAQVKIEYGDNTSESVEYTYDEASGKYARSSNGEPSVDLNTDAAIQLDNVFIVEAFHEVIDDAGRRAIDLKSGGDGYLIQKGHVQEVQWENKDGRILPVKDGEPIGLVPGKTWINVVPTDPGIKQSVTISNE; encoded by the coding sequence ATGAAGAAAATGCTTTTGTTAGCACTAATGGTCTTTGTTCTGGCACTTGCTGCTTGTTCGTCGGATAATCAAGCAGCAGATGATAATAGAGAGAAGGACAATGCCCCTGAAAAGCAACCAGAGGATAATAATCGTTATGCCGCTGCATTCCCACTAACGGGTATCGGAACGGAAGAGTCAGTGGATAATCGAACAATCGCTGTTATGGTAAATAATCACGCTGCTGCCAGGCCGCAATCTGGGTTATCAGAAGCAGATATCGTTTTTGAAATTTTAGCAGAAGGTACGATTACTCGCTTTCTTGCATTATATCAAAGTGAACTTCCAGAGGTTGTTGGACCGGTGAGGAGTGCAAGAGAGTACTATTTTGAGCTTGCAGCTGGTTATGGCGCAATTTATGTGTACCACGGCGCTGCTGGATTTGTAAATGATATGATCGCAAATCGTGGCATTAATTTCTTGAATGGTTCTACCTATGATAATGATGGAGTTTTATTTAAGAGAGAGTCCTTCCGCGAAGCACCGCATAATTCTTATCTGCAGCTTGGTGCTGTTTATGATGCAGCATCAACGAAAGGATATGAAACGACTACTGCACAGGAGCCGCTGAACTTTCTAACGGCAGAGGAAACAGAGACTCTTAGTGGCGGCAATGCTGCTCAAGTTAAGATTGAGTATGGTGATAACACATCAGAAAGTGTTGAATACACATATGATGAAGCTAGCGGCAAGTATGCACGCTCCAGTAATGGGGAGCCGTCCGTTGATTTAAATACGGATGCTGCAATCCAATTGGATAATGTTTTTATAGTAGAAGCCTTCCATGAAGTAATTGATGATGCAGGGCGCAGGGCGATTGACTTGAAATCAGGCGGAGATGGTTACCTGATTCAAAAAGGCCACGTGCAAGAGGTTCAATGGGAGAACAAGGATGGACGCATCCTCCCTGTGAAAGATGGCGAACCGATTGGTCTTGTTCCTGGAAAGACATGGATCAATGTTGTACCAACAGATCCAGGAATCAAGCAGTCTGTCACAATATCAAACGAGTAG
- a CDS encoding adenine deaminase C-terminal domain-containing protein yields MINGLNWRNRELRQHVKVIDGLAAPTLVLKNTTYLNVYTKQWLEANIWIFNDRIIYVGEQLPKRLDDAEVIDCAGKYLVPGYIEPHAHPFQLANPEALAFHAARFGTTTLVNDSLTWNLTLDKKKAFSIIEEFNKLPISMYWWARFDSQTALHDEDEFYNTPDVLSWLSHPNVVQGGELTAWPSLLAGNDRLLYWIQEAKRLGKPVEGHLPGASEKTLTKMKLLGVSADHEAMTGEEVIRRLRLGYSAALRYSVIRPDLPILIEEILDSGLKNFDNMMLTMDGPTPAFMQKGIINVCLEIAIEKGIPLEEAYRMASYNAAKHFHLDEHIGSIAPGRVAHINILTDKTNPHPDSVLAKGKWILREQQVQEAEPIINWDEYGIGPATFDWDLDKGDLQFSVPIGLEMVNNVIVKPYSIEMDINVDDLGASGDQFLLLMDRKGTWRVNTTIRGFAPDIGGIASSFSASGDIVFIGKNKKDILLSWQRLKEIGGGIVIVHDGEVLAEIPLVLNGFISKESIGNLIKQEEKLKDCLKEAGYNFSDPFYSLLFLSATHLPFLRITQQGLVDIKNRTILFPATMR; encoded by the coding sequence ATGATCAATGGGCTAAATTGGCGTAACCGTGAATTAAGACAGCATGTAAAAGTAATTGATGGCTTAGCAGCACCGACACTTGTACTGAAAAACACCACATATTTAAATGTATATACAAAACAATGGCTGGAAGCAAATATATGGATTTTTAATGACCGTATTATTTATGTAGGTGAACAATTACCAAAGCGGCTCGATGATGCAGAAGTGATTGACTGTGCTGGAAAATACTTGGTTCCAGGATATATTGAACCCCATGCACATCCATTTCAGTTAGCAAATCCGGAAGCATTAGCTTTTCATGCTGCAAGATTTGGCACAACAACATTGGTTAATGACAGCTTGACGTGGAATTTGACATTAGACAAAAAGAAAGCGTTTTCTATAATAGAGGAATTCAATAAATTACCGATTTCTATGTATTGGTGGGCACGCTTTGATTCGCAGACAGCTCTACATGATGAAGATGAATTTTATAACACTCCAGATGTTCTATCATGGCTATCACATCCCAATGTAGTGCAGGGTGGTGAATTAACAGCATGGCCAAGTTTGCTTGCTGGAAATGACCGGCTGCTTTATTGGATTCAGGAGGCAAAACGTCTAGGGAAGCCTGTGGAAGGGCATTTGCCAGGAGCTTCGGAGAAAACCTTAACCAAAATGAAGCTGCTTGGTGTAAGTGCAGATCATGAAGCGATGACAGGTGAGGAAGTTATTCGCCGCTTGCGACTTGGCTATAGTGCTGCATTGCGCTACTCTGTCATTAGACCAGATTTACCAATCCTTATAGAAGAAATTCTTGATTCAGGTCTCAAAAACTTTGATAATATGATGTTAACGATGGATGGACCGACACCGGCTTTCATGCAAAAAGGCATCATTAATGTATGTCTTGAAATTGCGATAGAAAAAGGAATTCCGCTGGAGGAAGCATACCGCATGGCAAGCTATAATGCAGCAAAACACTTCCATCTGGATGAGCATATTGGCAGTATAGCACCTGGGCGTGTCGCTCACATTAATATATTAACGGATAAAACAAATCCACACCCTGATAGTGTTCTGGCAAAAGGGAAATGGATTCTGCGAGAACAGCAAGTGCAAGAAGCAGAGCCAATAATTAACTGGGATGAGTATGGAATAGGTCCAGCAACCTTTGACTGGGATTTAGATAAAGGGGATCTGCAATTCTCCGTTCCGATTGGATTAGAAATGGTGAACAATGTAATCGTCAAGCCGTACAGTATTGAGATGGATATTAACGTAGATGATTTAGGAGCAAGTGGCGATCAATTTCTGCTGTTAATGGATCGAAAAGGTACATGGCGAGTCAATACGACGATTCGCGGTTTCGCACCAGACATAGGGGGAATAGCGAGCAGTTTTTCTGCTTCAGGTGATATTGTGTTTATTGGGAAAAACAAAAAGGATATTTTGCTTTCCTGGCAACGATTGAAAGAAATAGGCGGTGGTATTGTCATTGTTCATGATGGAGAAGTTTTAGCCGAAATCCCTCTTGTACTTAATGGATTTATATCGAAGGAGTCAATCGGAAATTTAATCAAACAAGAGGAAAAATTAAAAGATTGCTTAAAAGAAGCTGGCTATAATTTTAGCGATCCATTTTATAGCCTTTTATTTCTATCAGCAACACATTTGCCGTTCTTACGTATAACACAACAGGGGCTAGTGGACATAAAGAATCGGACAATTCTCTTCCCAGCAACGATGCGATAG
- a CDS encoding heptaprenylglyceryl phosphate synthase, which translates to MNTINEWKHIFKLDPAKEISDEDLDLICESGTDAIIVGGTDDVTLDGVLDLLSRIRRSHTVPCILEISNEEALTPGFDYYFIPMVLNSKEKKFMMDIQHKAIKEYIDMMEYSEIFFEGYCILNEDAKAFTYTNSYLPDKDDVKAYAYMAEHVFHLPIFYAEYSGTYGDPELVKEVKQELDNTLLFYGGGIENTEQAKEMKEHADVIIVGNSIYTDIKNALKTVAAVKG; encoded by the coding sequence TTGAATACAATAAATGAATGGAAACATATATTTAAGCTTGATCCAGCAAAAGAAATTTCGGACGAAGATTTAGATTTAATTTGCGAATCAGGTACGGATGCAATAATCGTTGGCGGAACGGATGATGTAACTTTGGATGGTGTTCTTGATTTATTATCACGGATTCGCCGCAGCCATACGGTTCCATGTATTTTGGAGATATCCAATGAAGAAGCACTCACTCCTGGATTTGATTACTACTTTATCCCAATGGTGCTCAATTCCAAGGAGAAAAAGTTTATGATGGATATCCAGCATAAAGCGATTAAAGAGTATATCGATATGATGGAGTACAGCGAGATATTTTTCGAAGGATACTGTATATTGAATGAAGATGCGAAGGCATTTACGTATACGAATAGCTATTTACCGGATAAAGATGATGTGAAGGCTTATGCGTATATGGCAGAGCATGTTTTCCACTTGCCTATTTTTTATGCAGAGTATAGTGGTACATATGGAGATCCTGAGCTTGTGAAAGAAGTGAAGCAAGAGCTTGATAACACACTCCTTTTTTATGGTGGTGGAATCGAGAATACTGAGCAGGCAAAGGAAATGAAAGAACATGCAGATGTAATAATAGTTGGAAATAGTATCTATACCGATATCAAAAATGCACTTAAAACAGTAGCAGCGGTAAAAGGGTAA
- the ligA gene encoding NAD-dependent DNA ligase LigA encodes MDKQKVQDQILALVELLNQYGYEYYVLDKPSVPDAEYDEKLRELQELEQQFPELISENSPTQRVGGEPLDAFKKVQHNVPMLSLGNAFNEQDLRDFARRASNGTDEPITFVCELKIDGLAISLTYENGKFVRGATRGDGTTGEDITANLRTIRSIPLSIKEGATLEVRGEAFMPHKSFLALNEAREQNEEEPFANPRNAAAGSLRQLDPKIAAQRNLDIFLYGVGEWNDSSITSHSERLGKLKELGFKTNPEWRKCETIDEVIEFVNYWTKERPNLSYEIDGIVIKVDDLNQQEDLGYTAKSPRWAIAYKFPAEEAITKLRDIELSIGRTGVITPTAILDPVKVAGSTVQRASLHNEDLIREQDIRIGDTVVIKKAGDIIPKVVRVVEEKRTGEEQEFHMPSECPACGSEVVRLEEEVALRCINPNCPAQLMEGLIHFVSRNAMNIDGLGEKVIMQLFQNKLIHTMADLYRLEREELLKLERMGEKSVSNLLEAIEASKENSLERLLFGLGIRFIGEKAAKTLAMEFETMDRLQQATFEDLVAIDEIGDKMADSIEQYFTEEKVAELLDELRALGINMEYKGPKKSEQEEENDSVFAGKTIVLTGKMEEFSRNEAKALIESLGGTVTGSVSKKTDILVAGADAGSKYDKAVELGIEIWNEQQLKEVVED; translated from the coding sequence ATGGATAAACAAAAAGTACAGGACCAAATACTAGCATTGGTCGAATTACTGAATCAATACGGCTACGAATATTATGTGCTCGATAAGCCAAGTGTACCGGATGCTGAATATGATGAAAAGCTTAGAGAATTGCAAGAGCTTGAACAGCAATTTCCAGAGCTTATTTCTGAGAATTCCCCGACACAGCGTGTTGGCGGCGAACCATTGGACGCTTTTAAAAAAGTCCAGCACAATGTGCCGATGCTCAGCCTTGGTAATGCATTCAATGAACAGGATCTTAGAGATTTTGCAAGGCGAGCAAGTAATGGAACGGATGAGCCAATCACGTTTGTATGCGAGCTCAAAATTGATGGACTCGCTATTTCTCTAACCTATGAAAATGGTAAGTTTGTGCGCGGAGCAACTCGTGGTGATGGAACGACAGGTGAGGACATTACTGCAAACTTAAGAACGATTCGCAGCATACCGCTTTCCATTAAAGAAGGAGCAACATTAGAAGTACGCGGTGAGGCTTTTATGCCGCATAAATCTTTCCTTGCATTAAATGAAGCGAGAGAGCAAAATGAGGAAGAGCCATTTGCCAATCCCCGAAACGCAGCAGCAGGGTCTTTAAGACAGCTTGACCCTAAAATAGCTGCCCAGCGTAATCTGGATATCTTTTTATATGGTGTTGGTGAGTGGAATGACAGCTCTATTACATCACATAGTGAACGACTAGGAAAATTAAAAGAGCTTGGATTTAAGACAAATCCAGAATGGAGAAAATGTGAAACAATTGATGAGGTCATCGAATTTGTTAACTACTGGACAAAGGAACGCCCGAATTTATCTTATGAGATTGACGGGATTGTGATAAAAGTCGATGATTTAAATCAGCAAGAGGACCTCGGCTATACTGCAAAAAGCCCTCGTTGGGCAATCGCTTATAAGTTTCCCGCAGAGGAAGCTATCACTAAGCTTCGAGATATCGAGCTAAGCATTGGCAGAACCGGTGTGATTACCCCAACTGCAATTCTTGATCCTGTAAAGGTTGCGGGCTCGACCGTACAACGTGCTTCATTGCATAATGAAGATTTAATTCGTGAACAAGATATCCGAATTGGCGATACAGTTGTAATTAAAAAAGCGGGAGATATCATTCCAAAAGTCGTGCGTGTCGTAGAAGAAAAGCGGACTGGAGAAGAGCAGGAATTTCATATGCCATCAGAGTGTCCTGCATGTGGCAGTGAAGTTGTCCGATTGGAAGAAGAAGTAGCACTGCGCTGTATTAATCCGAATTGCCCTGCACAGCTCATGGAAGGTCTGATTCACTTTGTATCCAGAAATGCAATGAATATTGATGGGCTTGGAGAAAAAGTAATTATGCAGCTTTTCCAAAACAAGCTCATTCATACAATGGCAGATTTGTATCGACTGGAGCGAGAAGAATTGCTTAAGCTGGAGAGAATGGGAGAAAAATCCGTATCTAATTTGCTGGAAGCAATCGAGGCGTCGAAAGAAAATTCATTGGAGAGACTCCTATTTGGTCTGGGTATCCGCTTTATTGGAGAAAAAGCAGCAAAAACACTTGCCATGGAATTTGAAACGATGGATCGTTTACAACAGGCCACATTTGAGGATCTTGTAGCAATTGATGAAATTGGCGATAAGATGGCTGATTCCATTGAGCAATATTTTACCGAGGAAAAAGTAGCTGAATTGCTGGACGAACTCCGCGCGTTAGGGATTAACATGGAATACAAGGGACCGAAAAAATCAGAACAGGAGGAAGAGAATGATTCTGTTTTCGCCGGAAAAACAATTGTTTTAACAGGGAAAATGGAAGAATTTTCTCGCAATGAAGCAAAGGCTTTGATCGAATCGCTTGGGGGAACAGTTACCGGAAGCGTGAGTAAGAAAACAGATATTCTTGTAGCTGGAGCGGATGCAGGCTCGAAATATGATAAAGCTGTGGAGCTCGGTATTGAAATATGGAATGAACAACAGCTGAAAGAAGTTGTAGAAGATTAA
- a CDS encoding YerC/YecD family TrpR-related protein, which yields MQIDKLRGKQLNQLFEAILSLENIEECYRFFDDIATMSEIQSISQRLQVAKMLTEGKTYSAIENETKASTATISRVRRCLNYGSDGYMMVLDRIKEKE from the coding sequence TTGCAAATCGATAAACTACGTGGAAAACAGTTAAATCAATTATTCGAAGCTATCCTATCACTGGAAAATATAGAAGAGTGCTATCGCTTTTTTGATGATATTGCAACAATGTCAGAGATTCAGTCTATTTCCCAGCGCTTGCAAGTTGCTAAGATGCTGACAGAAGGCAAGACATACAGTGCAATTGAAAATGAAACAAAAGCATCGACAGCAACAATATCCCGTGTTCGAAGATGTCTTAATTATGGCAGTGATGGTTATATGATGGTTTTAGATAGAATCAAGGAAAAAGAATAG
- a CDS encoding CamS family sex pheromone protein: protein MKKISAVLLCTLLFITGCVQKPAEEEVLQNDDTEQETSIVPSYQLSDENYKMILPYKTSQARGAIVNQLANRVDIDEMEQGLQRLSKDAYDPNDFYFQEGQYLTSDKIYEWIDGLNPKVETGSDEDTYRDNPRYLSHILEQNYLKHNEDGTVQIAGMSIGIALKSVYRFQTEIGGPYYYENISEEDMLEQGDRIAEAVVEEIRQEEGLGDIPIMVALYKEAEQSSPVPGNFVAKANVKGGSSSINDWEDVDEENILFPSAEGREKYYDDHEIVTSFGNEIAEFFPNYVGLIGEGFYIDGELQKLTIEVPIEFYGKAEVMGFTQYAYGLVQDMFSNYYDLEINITSSNQDESLIYRNAGDESPTVHIFH, encoded by the coding sequence TTGAAAAAAATAAGTGCTGTTTTACTATGTACACTCCTTTTTATAACAGGCTGTGTACAAAAACCGGCGGAAGAAGAAGTGCTGCAAAATGACGATACAGAACAAGAAACGTCCATTGTTCCAAGCTATCAATTATCGGATGAAAATTATAAAATGATACTGCCATACAAAACGAGCCAGGCTAGAGGTGCTATTGTCAATCAATTGGCAAACCGAGTAGATATTGATGAAATGGAGCAAGGTCTGCAACGATTATCAAAGGACGCCTACGATCCAAATGATTTCTATTTTCAAGAAGGCCAATATTTAACGTCTGATAAAATTTATGAATGGATCGATGGACTGAACCCAAAAGTGGAAACTGGATCGGATGAGGACACGTATCGGGACAATCCGCGTTATTTATCACATATTCTTGAACAAAATTATTTAAAACATAATGAAGATGGTACCGTACAAATCGCAGGAATGTCTATCGGAATTGCTTTGAAATCCGTTTATCGCTTCCAAACCGAAATTGGCGGACCATATTATTATGAAAATATTTCAGAGGAAGATATGCTTGAGCAAGGTGATCGGATCGCTGAAGCTGTTGTAGAGGAAATCCGCCAAGAGGAAGGACTAGGGGACATTCCAATCATGGTTGCATTGTATAAAGAAGCAGAACAATCATCACCTGTACCAGGAAACTTTGTTGCTAAAGCAAATGTAAAAGGTGGAAGCAGTTCGATAAATGATTGGGAAGATGTTGATGAGGAAAATATTCTATTCCCTTCAGCTGAAGGAAGAGAAAAATATTACGATGATCATGAAATTGTAACTAGCTTTGGCAATGAAATCGCAGAGTTTTTCCCTAACTATGTCGGTTTAATTGGAGAAGGCTTTTATATCGATGGTGAATTGCAAAAGTTAACCATTGAGGTTCCAATTGAGTTTTATGGAAAAGCAGAGGTAATGGGTTTCACCCAATATGCCTATGGTCTTGTACAAGACATGTTCTCAAACTATTATGATCTGGAAATTAACATTACATCCAGTAATCAAGATGAAAGTTTAATTTATCGCAATGCTGGTGATGAATCGCCAACTGTTCATATTTTTCATTAG
- the purD gene encoding phosphoribosylamine--glycine ligase produces MKVLVVGRGGREHSIVMKLAESKAIQTLYAAPGNGGMQGDAVCVGIDEMDIDGLVSFAKEEAIDLTVIGPENPLNDGIANRFQEEGLRVFAPTKEAALLEGSKSFAKEFMKKYEIPTADYAVFTEPDKAKAYIEEKGAPIVIKADGLAAGKGVIVALTKDEALKAVDDMLISKAFANAGATVVIEEFLDGKEFSLMAFVHENQVYPMVTARDHKRAYDYDEGPNTGGMGAFAPVPDVTKEHLDFSMKHILQKTADGMIKEGRPFTGILYAGLIMTANGPKVIEFNTRFGDPETQVVLPLLKNDLFQVFNDVLDGKNPELDWEAAACTGVVVASKGYPDTYQKGSAIPTFEVRDSTFVIHAGTKLEGDTIVSDGGRVLLVGAKAPTLEAATENAYQLLHPHMEHPAFFFRNDIGK; encoded by the coding sequence TTGAAAGTGTTAGTAGTTGGACGTGGAGGACGTGAACATAGCATTGTCATGAAGCTTGCTGAAAGCAAGGCAATCCAAACCCTTTATGCAGCGCCGGGAAATGGTGGAATGCAGGGTGATGCGGTATGTGTAGGAATCGATGAAATGGATATTGATGGCCTTGTATCATTTGCAAAGGAAGAAGCAATTGATCTAACAGTGATTGGCCCGGAAAACCCTTTAAACGACGGGATTGCAAATCGTTTTCAAGAGGAAGGACTTCGAGTATTTGCTCCAACAAAAGAAGCTGCATTGCTTGAAGGAAGTAAAAGCTTTGCAAAAGAATTTATGAAAAAATATGAGATTCCAACAGCAGATTACGCGGTATTTACAGAACCAGATAAAGCAAAAGCGTATATTGAGGAAAAAGGTGCGCCAATCGTTATTAAAGCAGATGGGCTAGCAGCAGGAAAAGGAGTTATCGTTGCCTTAACAAAAGACGAAGCACTAAAGGCTGTAGACGATATGCTCATCTCAAAAGCTTTTGCTAATGCTGGTGCTACTGTTGTGATTGAAGAGTTTTTAGATGGAAAAGAATTTTCATTAATGGCTTTTGTTCATGAAAATCAAGTTTATCCAATGGTGACAGCACGTGACCATAAACGAGCCTATGATTATGATGAGGGTCCGAATACAGGGGGAATGGGCGCATTTGCACCTGTTCCAGATGTTACTAAAGAGCATTTAGATTTCTCAATGAAGCATATTTTACAAAAAACAGCTGACGGCATGATAAAAGAAGGCAGACCCTTCACGGGGATTTTATATGCAGGTTTAATCATGACTGCAAATGGTCCAAAGGTGATCGAGTTTAATACACGCTTCGGAGACCCGGAAACGCAAGTTGTTTTGCCGTTATTAAAAAACGATCTATTCCAAGTTTTCAACGACGTATTAGATGGCAAAAATCCAGAATTAGATTGGGAGGCTGCAGCATGTACAGGTGTTGTTGTAGCATCTAAAGGCTATCCAGATACTTATCAAAAAGGATCAGCAATCCCAACTTTTGAGGTAAGAGACAGTACGTTTGTTATCCATGCAGGAACAAAGCTTGAAGGTGACACAATCGTATCCGATGGAGGCCGTGTTCTTTTGGTTGGCGCTAAGGCCCCTACACTCGAAGCAGCAACTGAAAATGCCTACCAATTGCTACATCCTCATATGGAGCATCCAGCATTTTTCTTTAGAAATGACATAGGCAAATAA